From one Silene latifolia isolate original U9 population unplaced genomic scaffold, ASM4854445v1 scaffold_124, whole genome shotgun sequence genomic stretch:
- the LOC141637632 gene encoding uncharacterized protein LOC141637632: MIDLGASINVLPNYLYDSLKLGPLKSTHVVISLADRSNIYPKGIIEDVLVKVGDMMFPVDFYVIELEPEKGSTPILLARPFMKTSNTKIDVSSGCLTMEFEGQMFKHNIYEAIKYPLETSSLCFLEIFEPIIQTIYELCRGDTLDIAFTNGMVGEDLGYVLSCDLETTLQDLEANPPMEELE; this comes from the coding sequence ATGATTGATTTGGGTGCATCTATTAATGTTTTGCCTAATTACCTTTATGATTCTCTCAAGTTGGGGCCATTGAAATCGACTCATGTAGTCATTTCATTGGCCGATAGGTCCAACATCTACCCCAAAGGTATCATTGAGGATGTTTTGGTCAAGGTGGGTGACATGATGTTTCCCGTCGACTTTTATGTGATTGAATTGGAGCCCGAAAAAGGCTCAACACCAATCTTGTTGGCAAGACCTTTCATGAAAACCTCCAACACTAAGATAGATGTGTCTAGTGGGTGTCTTACCATGGAGTTTGAGGGCCAAATGTTCAAACACAACATATATGAGGCAATAAAATACCCTCTCGAGACTTCTTCTCTATGTTTTCTTGAGATATTTGAACCTATTATTCAAACCATTTATGAATTGTGTAGAGGTGACACTTTGGATATTGCCTTTACTAATGGAATGGTTGGAGAAGATTTGGGGTATGTTTTGTCTTGTGATTTGGAGACAACCTTACAAGATTTGGAGGCAAATCCACCCATGGAGGAATTGGAATAA